A stretch of the Halorussus vallis genome encodes the following:
- the merB gene encoding organomercurial lyase — translation MSDHECACGCRSDRQGSNANATTERWFADDSVLTAELPADVRSSLARLIGVDTVETLGDWIIEVRRRTVGRAIQIDDLCHADEKTDHRGELDGETYYFRCFYDAVALSALTETPVDIRTESPDGTVIKARANGTTDLTVTPETAVFSFGIEDLVDSPVDGTLSHEDIYAAVCPYVRAFPNREAYERWEKTVPAATVALPLPGATDIAAGLIE, via the coding sequence ATGTCCGACCACGAATGTGCGTGCGGCTGTCGCAGCGACCGACAGGGATCGAACGCCAACGCGACGACTGAGCGATGGTTCGCCGACGACTCCGTTCTTACTGCGGAACTCCCCGCTGACGTTCGGTCATCACTGGCACGACTGATCGGGGTGGACACGGTAGAGACGCTGGGCGACTGGATTATCGAGGTCCGTCGCCGGACCGTCGGTAGAGCCATACAGATCGATGACCTCTGCCACGCAGACGAGAAGACGGACCACCGAGGTGAGTTAGACGGAGAAACGTACTACTTCCGTTGTTTCTACGATGCGGTGGCCCTGTCAGCCCTCACAGAGACGCCGGTCGATATTCGGACCGAGAGTCCAGACGGTACTGTGATTAAAGCGCGCGCAAACGGAACGACTGACCTGACGGTCACGCCCGAAACGGCGGTATTCTCGTTCGGCATTGAGGATTTAGTCGACTCGCCCGTAGACGGCACGCTATCGCACGAAGACATCTACGCGGCAGTCTGTCCCTACGTCAGGGCATTTCCTAATAGAGAAGCATACGAACGCTGGGAAAAGACGGTTCCTGCAGCGACCGTTGCGTTGCCACTCCCGGGCGCTACGGACATCGCAGCCGGCCTCATCGAGTAA
- a CDS encoding helix-turn-helix domain-containing protein has product MREARITISDSEYETMGIEGLVSLCQEAGLQDFEELVCRGFGAVVQVEVETRLDEKRLSSLECVDQWEHVAEIDDIQLYVIAFTAPGLPESLAGEMEDLVGTCNPVVNEHGATLSLVGPQEAIAGTVDRYETAGVSPDLRKLDVYEGRERPIDDLTNRQREVIQTAYDNGYYEVPREVTTDDIAGELDIDSSTVAEHLQRAERNLLRHHLGR; this is encoded by the coding sequence ATGCGCGAGGCCCGCATAACGATCAGCGATTCAGAATACGAAACGATGGGCATCGAGGGGCTCGTTTCGCTCTGCCAAGAGGCGGGACTACAGGACTTCGAGGAACTCGTCTGTCGTGGGTTCGGTGCAGTAGTGCAGGTAGAAGTTGAAACGCGCCTCGATGAGAAACGACTGTCGTCGCTTGAGTGCGTTGATCAGTGGGAACACGTTGCGGAGATAGACGATATACAACTGTATGTCATCGCATTCACTGCGCCGGGACTCCCGGAGAGCCTCGCCGGCGAGATGGAGGACCTTGTCGGCACCTGTAATCCGGTCGTAAACGAGCACGGGGCAACTCTGTCACTCGTCGGCCCACAAGAGGCCATTGCAGGGACCGTCGACAGGTATGAGACTGCCGGGGTATCGCCGGATCTCCGGAAACTTGACGTGTACGAGGGACGTGAGCGACCGATAGACGACCTCACGAATCGTCAGCGTGAGGTGATTCAGACGGCCTACGACAACGGGTACTACGAGGTGCCTCGCGAGGTGACGACTGATGACATTGCTGGAGAATTAGATATTGATTCATCGACGGTCGCCGAACATCTGCAGCGCGCCGAACGAAACCTGTTGCGTCACCACCTCGGACGATGA
- a CDS encoding ABC transporter ATP-binding protein, producing MTAIETHGLTKRFGDVVAVDDLDLSVEKGEVFGFLGPNGAGKSTTIDMLLDYVRPTEGTATVLEMNVHEESEALRERIGVLPEGLGLYERLTGRRHLELAANWTDATTTSDAVLDRVGLAEGDAARPVGDYSKGMQQRLALGMALVGDPDLLVLDEPSSGFDPHGIREMRDLVREEAADGTTVFFSSHILGQVEAVCDRVAILSEGDLVAVDTVEGLRKTVGAGSELHLRIAGDFDSSVADIDGVDSTQFADGILRIGCGDSRAKARVITKLTNDGIEILDVDSEQASLEDVFTAYTTGGRSDADRNDFRQTQTVKP from the coding sequence ATGACAGCCATCGAAACACACGGCCTCACCAAGCGCTTCGGCGACGTCGTAGCCGTTGACGACCTCGACTTATCCGTCGAGAAAGGTGAGGTATTCGGCTTCCTCGGGCCGAACGGTGCAGGCAAGTCCACCACCATCGACATGCTACTGGACTACGTTCGCCCCACCGAGGGGACCGCGACAGTACTGGAGATGAACGTTCACGAGGAGTCGGAGGCGCTTCGAGAGCGCATCGGCGTCCTCCCTGAGGGACTCGGCCTCTACGAACGGCTGACAGGGCGGCGTCACCTCGAACTCGCCGCCAATTGGACGGACGCCACTACCACTTCCGACGCAGTCCTCGACCGCGTCGGTCTGGCCGAGGGTGACGCTGCCCGACCCGTCGGCGATTACTCGAAAGGAATGCAACAACGGTTGGCGCTAGGAATGGCGCTGGTCGGTGATCCCGATCTCCTCGTCCTCGACGAACCCTCGTCTGGTTTCGACCCCCACGGCATCCGGGAGATGCGCGACCTTGTCCGCGAAGAGGCTGCCGACGGGACGACCGTCTTCTTCTCTAGCCACATCCTCGGCCAAGTCGAAGCAGTGTGTGATCGCGTCGCCATTCTGTCCGAGGGCGACTTAGTGGCCGTCGATACCGTCGAGGGACTACGGAAAACTGTCGGGGCTGGCTCCGAACTTCACCTGCGCATAGCCGGTGATTTCGATAGTAGTGTGGCCGACATCGATGGTGTCGATTCCACGCAGTTTGCGGACGGCATCCTCCGAATCGGATGTGGGGACTCACGTGCGAAAGCACGAGTCATTACGAAACTCACGAACGACGGTATCGAAATCCTCGACGTAGACTCCGAGCAGGCATCGTTGGAAGACGTGTTCACAGCGTACACGACGGGTGGTCGTTCCGACGCGGACCGTAACGACTTCCGTCAAACCCAAACGGTGAA